Proteins encoded within one genomic window of Oceaniferula marina:
- the trmB gene encoding tRNA (guanosine(46)-N7)-methyltransferase TrmB codes for MKTQTSNCARSPEPNEFMPDDYFRRYSPADIFGNAHPLEIDLGCGDGKFLLEMAEHYPERNFIGVERLLGRVRGVCRQIEERKLSNAKVLRLESQYTLEWLLEPGSVSRLHLLCPDPWPKARHHKRRLVQEPFLTALHQALASDGEFLFKTDHPDYYEWVCEEMDQFNQNTTRYLPLDWPEPPSDHALFYPKTDFQLHWESQGKKIHRLRYRVNGKTAN; via the coding sequence CCCGGTCACCGGAACCCAACGAGTTCATGCCGGACGATTATTTCCGCCGCTATTCCCCAGCAGATATTTTTGGAAATGCGCACCCATTGGAAATCGATCTCGGCTGTGGCGATGGCAAATTCCTCTTGGAAATGGCCGAACACTACCCCGAGCGCAACTTCATCGGTGTGGAGCGTCTGCTTGGCAGGGTGCGCGGAGTCTGCCGCCAAATCGAAGAACGCAAGCTGAGCAATGCCAAAGTCCTCAGACTCGAAAGCCAGTACACACTGGAATGGCTACTCGAACCAGGTTCAGTATCCCGCCTTCACCTGCTCTGCCCGGACCCTTGGCCAAAAGCCCGTCACCACAAACGCAGGCTGGTTCAAGAACCATTCCTCACCGCCCTGCACCAAGCCCTGGCCTCCGATGGGGAGTTTTTATTTAAAACCGACCACCCTGATTACTACGAATGGGTGTGTGAGGAAATGGATCAATTCAATCAGAACACCACCCGCTACCTCCCGCTCGATTGGCCGGAACCACCTTCTGACCATGCCCTGTTCTACCCCAAGACCGATTTCCAACTTCATTGGGAGTCCCAAGGGAAAAAGATCCACCGCTTGCGCTACAGAGTGAACGGCAAGACTGCCAATTAG